A section of the Xiphias gladius isolate SHS-SW01 ecotype Sanya breed wild chromosome 10, ASM1685928v1, whole genome shotgun sequence genome encodes:
- the kcnf1b gene encoding potassium voltage-gated channel subfamily F member 1: MWTIPKPKYRTGFCAEGEIAVNIGGVRVVLYGDVLNRYPESRLAELVNCSTQNYEVISSLCDDFDPGRKEFYFDRDPDAFKCIIDVYYFDEIHIKRGICPVCFIKEMEFWKIEQSVLDECCKSYLMEKEEELKEITNKVKVILEDLEVEQCITRTQRCQRFLWMLMEKPGSSLPARFIAIASFLAILVSAVVMCVGTIPELQVTDSEGKLVEHPTLEAIETACMLWFTAEYLLRLASSPNKLHFALSIMNVIDFMAIMPFYVVLSLTYLGTTSMMELANVQQAVQALRIMRIARIFKLARHSSGLQTLTYALKRSLKELGLLLMYMSVGIFVFSALAYTMEQSHPETLFRSIPQSFWWAIITMTTVGYGDIYPKTALGKCNAAVSFLCGVIAIALPIHPIINNFVVFYNKQKVLETAAKHEVELMELKSGRDARRKSRN, encoded by the coding sequence atgtggaCAATTCCGAAGCCAAAATACAGGACTGGTTTCTGCGCCGAGGGGGAGATAGCTGTGAACATCGGCGGAGTCCGGGTGGTGCTTTACGGGGATGTTTTGAATCGCTACCCGGAAAGCAGACTGGCTGAGTTGGTGAATTGCTCAACTCAGAATTATGAAGTTATATCGTCGCTTTGTGATGACTTTGATCCGGGCAGAAAAGAGTTTTACTTTGACCGAGACCCTGATGCCTTCAAGTGCATCATCGACGTCTACTATTTTGATGAAATCCACATCAAACGCGGCATTTGCCCCGTCTGTTTCATCAAGGAGATGGAGTTCTGGAAAATAGAGCAAAGTGTTTTAGATGAATGTTGTAAAAGTTACCTaatggagaaggaggaggagctgaaagaGATTACGAACAAAGTGAAAGTAATTTTGGAGGATCTTGAGGTGGAGCAGTGCATTACGCGCACCCAGCGGTGCCAGAGGTTCCTTTGGATGCTGATGGAGAAGCCGGGTTCCTCACTGCCGGCGCGCTTCATCGCCATTGCATCATTCCTCGCCATCCTGGTCTCGGCGGTGGTGATGTGCGTGGGAACCATCCCGGAGCTCCAGGTGACAGACTCCGAGGGGAAACTCGTGGAGCACCCGACCTTGGAGGCGATCGAGACCGCGTGCATGTTATGGTTCACGGCGGAATACCTGCTGCGTCTCGCCTCTTCTCCTAACAAGCTGCACTTTGCGCTCTCCATCATGAACGTCATCGACTTTATGGCCATCATGCCTTTCTACGTGGTCCTGTCCCTCACCTACCTCGGTACCACATCCATGATGGAGCTGGCTAACGTCCAACAGGCTGTTCAGGCTCTCCGCATTATGCGTATCGCCCGTATTTTCAAGCTGGCGCGCCACTCCTCCGGGCTGCAGACTCTGACCTACGCCCTGAAGAGAAGCCTCAAAGAGCTGGGGCTGCTCCTTATGTACATGAGCGTGGGGATCTTCGTGTTCTCAGCGCTGGCCTACACCATGGAGCAAAGCCACCCAGAGACCCTTTTCAGGAGCATCCCACAGTCCTTTTGGTGGGCCATCATCACAATGACCACGGTGGGCTACGGAGACATCTACCCCAAAACCGCGCTCGGCAAGTGCAATGCAGCCGTGAGTTTTCTGTGTGGGGTTATAGCCATCGCCTTGCCCATCCACCCTATCATTAATAACTTTGTTGTCTTCTACAATAAGCAGAAGGTGCTGGAGACAGCAGCAAAGCACGAAGTGGAACTGATGGAGCTGAAGTCTGGCAGGGATGCGCGCAGAAAAAGTCGGAATTAA
- the atp6v1c2 gene encoding LOW QUALITY PROTEIN: V-type proton ATPase subunit C 1-B (The sequence of the model RefSeq protein was modified relative to this genomic sequence to represent the inferred CDS: deleted 1 base in 1 codon) has protein sequence MTDLWLISIPLDKTSLTSVEKLKRTISKTNRASCCKFSIPDLKVGILDCLLSRSDDLVKLDMLTESVIKKTCQCMKEVMEQSTDKVLENALANGDHSMNQRAVLSPLKAYLKSLRVDLVSYVTKFQWDKAKYPTALPLSSLADIISKEVSLMETELKSRAAAYNSVKTSLQSLKHKLDWNLQTRSLNDIVRKEDLVVSEHLTTLLVVVNRGRYLQWERTYEPLSEFVVPLSSTPLLKTGGVFSVTLFRRAVCESRAKAQERKFTVREYSFDLEGKKQQEMKQLSVHKKEQYGIFVHWLKVNFREVFMTWIHVKALRAFVESVLGYGLPVNYQALLLQTDNKRSKKLREELSSLFIHLDPTAIASKIDVNCDIPGLCQQEYFSCICFHINTNMLEIS, from the exons ATGACAGACTTGTGGTTGATTTCTATCCCACTGGACAAGACCAGTTTAACCAGTGTAGAGAAACTCAAGCGCACCATTTCCAAAACCAACCGGGCCTCCTGCTGCAAGTTCTCCATTCCAGATCTCAAG GTGGGAATACTGGACTGTCTGCTCAGCAGGTCAGATGATCTCGTCAAGCTCGACATGCTGACTGAAAG TGTGAtcaaaaaaacatgtcagtgtATGAAGGAGGTGATGGAGCAGTCTACCGACAAAGTGCTGGAAAATGCCTTAGCCAATggag ACCACAGTATGAATCAGAGAGCCGTCCTGTCACCACTGAAAGCTTACCTCAAGTCTTTGAG GGTGGACCTGGTGAGCTATGTGACAAAGTTTCAGTGGGACAAAGCCAAGTATCCCacagctctgcctctctctaGCCTGGCAGATATCATCAGCA AGGAAGTGTCCCTGATGGAGACAGAACTGAAATCCCGAGCTGCAGCATACAACAGTGTGAAAACAAGCTTACAAAGCCTTAAGCACAAACTAGA TTGGAATTTGCAAACTCGCAGTCTGAATGATAtagtgaga aaagaagacCTGGTGGTCTCCGAGCACCTCACCACGCTACTGGTAGTGGTTAACAG AGGACGCTACCTGCAGTGGGAGAGGACCTATGAACCTTTGTCAGAGTTTGTGGTTCCGCTGTCAAGCAC ACCTCTTCTCAAGACT gGAGGAGTTTTCTCGGTTACACTTTTCAGAAGGGCTGTGTGTGAATCAAGAGCCAAAGCCCAGGAGAGAAA GTTCACTGTGCGTGAGTACAGCTTTGATCTGGAGGGGAAGAAGCAGCAGGAGATGAAGCAACTTAGTGTTCACAAGAAGGAACAATAT GGAATCTTTGTGCATTGGCTGAAGGTTAATTTCCGTGAGGTGTTTATGACCTGGATTCACGTGAAAGCATTGAGGGCATTTGTGGAATCAGTCCTAGG GTATGGATTACCTGTGAACTATCAGGCTCTTCTGCTGCAGACTGACAATAAACGCTCAAAGAAACTCAGAGAAGAACTTTCCTCACTGTTCATACATCTGGACCCCACTGCCATTGCCAGCAAGAtagat GTAAACTGTGACATCCCAGGACTCTGCCAGCAGGAGTACTTCTCTTGCATCTGCTTCCACATCAATACCAACATGCTGGAGATTAGCTAG